From a single Triplophysa rosa linkage group LG17, Trosa_1v2, whole genome shotgun sequence genomic region:
- the ugt5e1 gene encoding UDP glucuronosyltransferase 5 family, polypeptide E1, translating to MLLLHSLLHPRIFVFVAFLWSCPPFSLAGNILVYPVDGSHWLNMDILLRELHKRSHKLTVVRSATSWYIPEIAAHYVSITVPVLRVNSLEDPQFMASFLRRNIDIQRNEGSVWSFIGMHKEILAILEECHRSSAEMVRIILEDKKLVNRLKKAKYDMMLTDPGFAGGVVLGAYLNLPMVFNVRWITNEEGHFAIAPSPLSYIPTIGSIVTDKMTFANRIKNILHYGIGQYIDHLITRPLYHEVISKYIDPNTNIYTLIQGTDLWLMRVDFVFEFPRPTMPNVVYIGGFQCKPSKPLPADLETFVESSGEHGVVIMSLGSLLGSLVPDISEVVASAFARLPQKVIWRHVGEKPSSLGNNTLVVDWLPQNDLLGHPKTKAFVTHGGTNGVYEAIYHGVPMLGLPLIFDQFDNMVRLQARGVAQVLDVTAVDVDTLTQALRNILDENQPYQKNMQRMSILHRDTPSKPMDKAIFWLEFVMRHKGAAHLRTESYKLPWYSYHNVDVLMLITGLFVGACRLLIMMSRALLKVFVRKTKNE from the coding sequence ATGCTGTTGTTGCATAGCCTCCTCCACCCTCGGATCTTTGTCTTCGTTGCTTTCCTGTGGAGTTGTCCACCATTTTCCCTGGCTGGTAACATCTTAGTCTATCCTGTGGATGGAAGCCACTGGCTTAACATGGACATTCTGCTCAGAGAACTTCACAAGCGAAGTCATAAACTAACAGTGGTCCGTTCTGCCACCAGCTGGTACATACCAGAGATCGCCGCGCACTACGTGTCCATCACCGTTCCCGTTTTGCGTGTCAACAGCCTGGAGGACCCACAGTTCATGGCTTCTTTTCTTAGGAGAAACATCGACATTCAACGAAATGAAGGGTCTGTTTGGTCATTCATAGGCATGCATAAAGAAATTCTTGCTATTTTAGAGGAGTGTCACAGATCTTCTGCTGAGATGGTGAGGATCATCCTGGAAGATAAAAAGCTGGTGAACAGACTCAAAAAAGCGAAGTACGATATGATGTTGACTGACCCAGGCTTTGCAGGAGGGGTCGTGTTGGGCGCATACCTGAATCTACCAATGGTGTTCAACGTGCGGTGGATTACGAATGAGGAGGGTCACTTCGCAATCGCACCCTCGCCACTTTCCTACATCCCGACTATTGGATCCATCGTAACAGACAAAATGACCTTTGCAAACCGAATTAAAAACATCCTGCATTACGGAATTGGTCAATACATAGATCATTTAATCACAAGGCCTCTATATCATGAAGTTATCAGCAAATACATAGACCCAAATACCAACATATACACTTTAATCCAAGGAACTGATTTGTGGCTCATGAGAGTCGATTTTGTATTTGAGTTTCCTCGTCCTACAATGCCCAACGTGGTCTACATTGGAGGCTTTCAATGTAAACCCTCCAAGCCTCTACCGGCTGACCTGGAGACATTTGTGGAGAGTTCTGGAGAGCACGGGGTGGTGATCATGTCTTTGGGGAGTCTGCTTGGAAGTTTGGTTCCTGACATATCCGAAGTCGTCGCGTCTGCCTTCGCTCGCCTGCCACAAAAGGTGATTTGGAGGCACGTAGGGGAAAAGCCATCTTCTTTGGGAAACAATACGCTGGTAGTGGATTGGTTGCCTCAAAATGACCTTCTGGGCCATCCTAAAACGAAAGCTTTCGTCACACATGGAGGAACGAATGGAGTTTATGAGGCCATCTATCACGGCGTGCCGATGCTGGGCCTCCCACTCATCTTCGATCAGTTTGACAACATGGTTCGCCTCCAGGCCAGAGGAGTAGCACAAGTGCTCGACGTCACAGCCGTGGATGTAGATACGCTAACACAAGCACTTAGGAACATTCTAGATGAAAATCAACCGTATCAGAAAAACATGCAGCGAATGTCAATCCTGCATCGTGACACACCCAGCAAGCCAATGGACAAAGCCATCTTCTGGCTGGAGTTTGTTATGAGGCATAAAGGGGCAGCACACTTGCGCACAGAGTCTTATAAACTTCCATGGTATTCCTACCACAATGTGGATGTATTGATGCTTA